In Oncorhynchus masou masou isolate Uvic2021 chromosome 10, UVic_Omas_1.1, whole genome shotgun sequence, a single genomic region encodes these proteins:
- the LOC135547394 gene encoding tetraspanin-7-like yields the protein MGQFWRLRCECPLAESHGSARFAETSFSVYCGRALGIMETKPVITFLKTLLIVYSFVFWITGAILLAVGVWGKFMLGPYISLIAENTTNAPYVLIGTGTVIIVFGLFGCFATCRGSPWMLKLYAMFLSLVFLAELVAGISGFVFRHEIKGTFLRTYTDAVLNYDAEDEKSLVVDNVQSSLHCCGVYNYTSWLGSVYYPANGFPLSCCSNSSDCNPQDLRNTTINHTKINQQGCYELVTSFLEINMAIIAGVTFGIAFSQLIGMLLACCLSRIITANQYEMV from the exons ATGGGGCAATTTTGGCGGCTGCGCTGTGAATGTCCTCTAGCGGAGAGTCATGGTAGCGCAAGGTTTGCAGAAACCTCCTTTTCAGTTTACTGTGGTAGGGCATTGGGCATAATGGAGACCAAACCAGTGATAACCTTTCTCAAAACCCTCCTCATCGTTTACTCCTTCGTATTTTGG ATCACAGGAGCGATCCTCTTGGCAGTGGGAGTATGGGGGAAGTTTATGCTGGGCCCTTATATCTCTCTGATAGCTGAGAACACCACCAATGCTCCATACGTCCTCATCGGCACTGGGACTGTCATCATCGTCTTCGGCCTGTTCGGATGCTTCGCCACCTGCAGGGGGAGCCCATGGATGCTCAAactg tATGCAATGTTCTTATCCCTGGTGTTCCTAGCTGAGTTGGTGGCTGGGATCTCTGGCTTTGTTTTTCGTCATGAG ATAAAGGGAACCTTCCTGAGGACGTATACTGACGCGGTGTTGAACTATGATGCTGAGGATGAGAAGAGCCTGGTTGTGGACAACGTCCAAAGCAGC ctGCATTGCTGTGGGGTGTACAACTACACCAGCTGGTTGGGCAGTGTGTACTACCCTGCTAACGGCTTTCCCTTGAGCTGCTGCTCCAACTCCTCTGACTGCAACCCGCAGGACCTCCGCAACACCACCATAAACCACACCAAAATCAaccagcag GGCTGTTATGAACTGGTCACCTCCTTCCTCGAGATCAACATGGCCATCATTGCAGGAGTGACTTTTGGCATCGCCTTCTCacag ttGATTGGCATGTTGCTGGCATGTTGTCTGTCCAGGATCATTACAGCTAATCAGTATGAGATGGTGTAG